One region of Danio aesculapii chromosome 7, fDanAes4.1, whole genome shotgun sequence genomic DNA includes:
- the hspa12b gene encoding heat shock 70 kDa protein 12B, which yields MADVLQLSTDSLRVPGEDKLASTSPSGSPSPSRNECSITPLTPSPSPRTEVRPRVARPFSVVVAIDFGTTSSGYAFSFIEDPETIHMMRRWEGGDPGVANQKSPTCLLLTPDLRFHSFGFAARDSYHDLDPEEARHWLYFDKFKMKIHSTSDLTMETELKSVSGRRVQAIEVFAHALRFFREHALKEVKDQSSSVLEGNEVRWVITVPAVWRQPAKQFMREAAYLAGLVPPDCPEQLLIALEPEAASIYCRKLRLHQITDLSQRPVTNGFDVDGSHPFDSSFRQAREQLRRARHSRTFLVESGTGELWSEMQTGDRYIVADCGGGTVDLTVHQIEQTQGTLKELYKASGGPYGAVGVDLAFETMLCQIFGTDFIDSFKAKRPAAWVDLTIAFEARKRTAAPGSANTFNISLPFSFIDFYKQHRGQSVETALRKSNMNFIKWSSQGMLRLSMEATNDLFQPTINDIIKHIENLMQKEEVKGVRFLFLVGGFAESPMLQRAIQNTLGRNCRIIIPHDVGLTILKGAVLFGLDPTVVRVRRCPLIYGVGVLNRFVEGRHPHDKLLIKDGREWCTDILDRFVSVDQSVALGEVVRRSYTPARMGQRKIIINIYCSDTDDITYITDPGVRKCGAITLDLLELGEASGSTGDNNKGSAFERREIRTTMQFGDTEIKVTAVDVATGRQVRASIDFLSN from the exons ATGGCAGATGTCTTGCAACTCAGTACCGACAGTCTACGGGTGCCAG gTGAAGATAAATTAGCCTCTACATCTCCATCGGGTTCTCCATCTCCTTCCAGAAACGAGTGTAGTATCACACCTCTTACTCCCTCCCCCTCTCCG AGAACAGAAGTTAGACCACGTGTGGCACGTCCATTTTCTGTGGTGGTCGCAATAGATTTTGGCACCACCTCCAGTGGCTATGCCTTCAGTTTCATAGAAGACCCTGAGACCATTCATATGATGAG AAGGTGGGAGGGAGGAGACCCTGGTGTAGCAAATCAGAAAAGTCCAACCTGTCTTCTGCTGACCCCTGACCTCCGGTTTCACAGTTTTGGCTTTGCAGCTCGAGACAGTTATCATGACCTTGACCCAGAGGAGGCCAGACACTGGCTCTACTTTGACAAATTCAAAATGAAAATCCACAGCACAAGT GATCTCACTATGGAGACTGAGCTGAAGTCTGTTAGTGGAAGGAGAGTGCAGGCCATTGAGGTGTTTGCTCATGCCTTGAGGTTCTTCCGAGAACATGCTTTAAAG gaGGTGAAGGACCAGTCCTCCTCTGTGTTGGAAGGTAACGAAGTACGGTGGGTCATCACTGTTCCTGCTGTGTGGAGGCAGCCAGCCAAACAGTTCATGCGTGAAGCTGCATATCTG gCAGGCTTAGTTCCTCCAGATTGTCCTGAGCAGCTTCTTATAGCTCTTGAACCAGAGGCTGCATCAATCTACTGCAGGAAGCTGCGACTTCACCAGATCACTGACCTAAGCCAACGTCCAGTAACTAATGGTTTTGATGTAGACGGGTCCCATCCCTTTGATTCCAGTTTTAGACAAG CCCGTGAGCAGCTCCGCAGAGCCAGACATAGCCGAACTTTTCTGGTGGAGAGTGGTACTGGAGAATTGTGGTCTGAGATGCAGACAG GTGACCGGTACATTGTAGCTGACTGTGGAGGTGGGACTGTGGATTTGACGGTGCATCAGATTGAGCAGACACAGGGCACTCTGAAAGAGCTTTACAAAGCCTCAG GGGGTCCTTATGGTGCAGTTGGTGTGGATCTTGCCTTTGAGACAATGTTGTGCCAAATCTTTGGGACAGACTTCATCGACAGTTTTAAAGCTAAACGTCCAGCTGCTTGGGTAGATCTCACTATTGCATTTGAAGCCCGCAAGCGTACAGCAGCTCCTGGCAGCGCCAACACTTTTAACATCTCACTGCCCTTCTCCTTCATTGACTTCTACAAGCAACACCGGGGCCAGAGTGTGGAAACTGCCCTGCGCAAGAGCAA TATGAATTTTATAAAGTGGTCATCTCAAGGGATGCTGAGACTCTCTATGGAGGCCACGAACGACCTTTTTCAGCCGACCATCAACGATATCATAAAACATATTG AGAACCTGATGCAGAAGGAAGAAGTTAAGGGTGTCCGTTTTCTCTTCTTGGTTGGAGGATTTGCAGAGTCACCCATGCTTCAACGGGCAATCCAGAATACACTTGGGCGAAACTGCCGTATAATAATTCCACATGATGTAGGTCTAACCATCTTGAAGGGTGCAGTCCTTTTTGGTCTAGACCCCACTGTTGTCAGAGTACGCCGTTGTCCGTTAATTTATGGCGTTGGGGTTTTGAACCGCTTTGTGGAAGGAAGACACCCTCATGATAAGCTACTCATCAAGGATGGAAGAGAATGGTGCACTGACATCCTGGACCGCTTTGTAAGTGTTGATCAATCTGTGGCCTTGGGTGAGGTTGTGAGGCGGAGCTACACTCCCGCAAGGATGGGTCAAAGGAAGATCATCATCAACATCTACTGCAGCGACACTGATGACATAACCTATATTACCGACCCTGGGGTGAGGAAGTGTGGTGCCATCACGCTAGATCTGCTCGAGTTAGGGGAAGCTTCCGGTAGCACTGGTGATAACAATAAAGGATCAGCATTTGAACGCAGGGAGATTCGCACTACCATGCAGTTTGGTGACACTGAGATCAAAGTCACAGCTGTTGATGTGGCAACTGGCCGACAAGTGCGGGCATCAATTGACTTCTTGTCCAACTAA